The proteins below are encoded in one region of Ochotona princeps isolate mOchPri1 chromosome 24, mOchPri1.hap1, whole genome shotgun sequence:
- the MAZ gene encoding myc-associated zinc finger protein isoform X1, translated as MFPVFPCTLLAPPFPVLGLDSRGVGGLMNSFPPPQGHAQNPLQVGAELQSRFFASQGCAQSPFQAAPAPPPTPQAPAAEPLQVDLLPVLAAAQESAAAAAAAAAAAAAVVTAPPAPAAASTVDTAALKQPPAPPPPPPPVSAPAAEAAPPAAAATIAAAAAATAVVAPTSTVAVAPVASALEKKTKSKGPYICALCAKEFKNGYNLRRHEAIHTGAKAGRVSSGAMKMPTMVPLSLLSVPQLSGAGGGGGEAGAGGGAAAVAAGGVVTTTASGKRIRKNHACEMCGKAFRDVYHLNRHKLSHSDEKPYQCPVCQQRFKRKDRMSYHVRSHDGAVHKPYNCSHCGKSFSRPDHLNSHVRQVHSTERPFKCEKCEAAFATKDRLRAHTVRHEEKVPCHVCGKMLSSAYISDHMKVHSQGPHHVCELCNKGFTTAAYLRIHAVKDHGLQAPRADRILCKLCSVHCKTPAQLAGHMQTHLGGAAPPVLGDAPQPQPTC; from the exons ATGTTCCCCGTGTTCCCTTGCACGCTGCTGGCCCCCCCCTTCCCCGTGCTGGGCCTGGACTCCCGGGGGGTGGGCGGCCTCATGAACTCCTTCCCGCCACCTCAGGGTCACGCCCAGAACCCCCTGCAGGTCGGGGCTGAGCTCCAGTCCCGCTTCTTTGCCTCCCAGGGCTGCGCCCAGAGTCCATTCCAG GCCGCGCCGGCGCCCCCCCCCACGCCCCAGGCCCCGGCGGCCGAGCCCCTCCAGGTGGACTTGCTCCCGGTTCTCGCCGCCGCTCAAGagtccgccgccgccgccgcggccgccgccgccgccgctgccgccgtgGTGACGGCGCCCCCGGCCCCGGCCGCCGCGTCCACTGTGGACACAGCGGCCCTGAAGCAGCCCCcggcgcccccgccgccgcccccgcccgTGTCGGCGCCCGCCGCCGAGGCcgcgccccccgccgccgccgccaccatcgccgccgccgccgcggccaCCGCCGTCGTCGCCCCGACCTCGACGGTCGCCGTGGCCCCGGTCGCGTCCGCCTTGGAGAAGAAGACAAAGAGCAAGGGGCCCTACATTTGCGCTCTGTGCGCCAAGGAGTTCAAGAACGGCTACAACCTCCGGAGGCACGAGGCCATCCACACAGGGGCCAAGGCTGGCCGCGTCTCCTCTGGGGCCATGAAGATGCCCACCATGGTGCCCCTGAGCCTCCTGAGCGTGCCCCAGCTGAGCGGAgccggcgggggagggggcgaaGCGGGGGCCGGCGGCGGGGCGGCCGCGGTGGCCGCCGGCGGCGTGGTGACCACCACGGCCTCGGGCAAGCGCATTCGGAAGAACCACGCGTGCGAGATGTGCGGCAAGGCCTTCCGCGACGTCTACCACCTGAACCGACACAAGCTGTCGCACTCGGACGAGAAGCCCTACCAGTGCCCGGTGTGCCAGCAGCGCTTCAAGCGCAAGGACCGCATGAGCTACCACGTGCGCTCACATGACGGCGCTGTGCACAAGCCCTACAACTGCTCCCACTGTGGCAAGAGCTTCTCCCG GCCGGATCACCTCAACAGTCACGTCAGACAAGTGCACTCCACAGAACGGCCCTTCAAATGTGAG aaATGTGAGGCAGCTTTTGCTACGAAGGACCGACTGCGGGCGCACACAGTACGACACGAGGAAAAGGTGCCATGTCACGTGTGTGGCAAGATGCTGAGCTCGGCTTATATTTCGGACCATATGAAGGTGCACAGCCAGGGCCCTCACCATGTCTGTGAGCTCTGCAACAAAG GCTTCACCACAGCAGCATACCTGCGCATCCACGCGGTGAAGGACCATGGGCTCCAGGCCCCGCGGGCTGACCGCATCCTGTGCAAGCTGTGCAGCGTGCACTGCAAGACCCCTGCCCAGCTGGCCGGCCACATGCAGACCCATCTGGGGGGGGCCGCCCCCCCTGTCCTGGGAGACGCCCCCCAGCCACAGCCCACCTGCTGA
- the MAZ gene encoding myc-associated zinc finger protein isoform X3 — MDPSNWSSFIFQGHAQNPLQVGAELQSRFFASQGCAQSPFQAAPAPPPTPQAPAAEPLQVDLLPVLAAAQESAAAAAAAAAAAAAVVTAPPAPAAASTVDTAALKQPPAPPPPPPPVSAPAAEAAPPAAAATIAAAAAATAVVAPTSTVAVAPVASALEKKTKSKGPYICALCAKEFKNGYNLRRHEAIHTGAKAGRVSSGAMKMPTMVPLSLLSVPQLSGAGGGGGEAGAGGGAAAVAAGGVVTTTASGKRIRKNHACEMCGKAFRDVYHLNRHKLSHSDEKPYQCPVCQQRFKRKDRMSYHVRSHDGAVHKPYNCSHCGKSFSRPDHLNSHVRQVHSTERPFKCEKCEAAFATKDRLRAHTVRHEEKVPCHVCGKMLSSAYISDHMKVHSQGPHHVCELCNKGFTTAAYLRIHAVKDHGLQAPRADRILCKLCSVHCKTPAQLAGHMQTHLGGAAPPVLGDAPQPQPTC; from the exons aTGGATCCCAGCAACTGGAGCAGCTTCATCTTCCAG GGTCACGCCCAGAACCCCCTGCAGGTCGGGGCTGAGCTCCAGTCCCGCTTCTTTGCCTCCCAGGGCTGCGCCCAGAGTCCATTCCAG GCCGCGCCGGCGCCCCCCCCCACGCCCCAGGCCCCGGCGGCCGAGCCCCTCCAGGTGGACTTGCTCCCGGTTCTCGCCGCCGCTCAAGagtccgccgccgccgccgcggccgccgccgccgccgctgccgccgtgGTGACGGCGCCCCCGGCCCCGGCCGCCGCGTCCACTGTGGACACAGCGGCCCTGAAGCAGCCCCcggcgcccccgccgccgcccccgcccgTGTCGGCGCCCGCCGCCGAGGCcgcgccccccgccgccgccgccaccatcgccgccgccgccgcggccaCCGCCGTCGTCGCCCCGACCTCGACGGTCGCCGTGGCCCCGGTCGCGTCCGCCTTGGAGAAGAAGACAAAGAGCAAGGGGCCCTACATTTGCGCTCTGTGCGCCAAGGAGTTCAAGAACGGCTACAACCTCCGGAGGCACGAGGCCATCCACACAGGGGCCAAGGCTGGCCGCGTCTCCTCTGGGGCCATGAAGATGCCCACCATGGTGCCCCTGAGCCTCCTGAGCGTGCCCCAGCTGAGCGGAgccggcgggggagggggcgaaGCGGGGGCCGGCGGCGGGGCGGCCGCGGTGGCCGCCGGCGGCGTGGTGACCACCACGGCCTCGGGCAAGCGCATTCGGAAGAACCACGCGTGCGAGATGTGCGGCAAGGCCTTCCGCGACGTCTACCACCTGAACCGACACAAGCTGTCGCACTCGGACGAGAAGCCCTACCAGTGCCCGGTGTGCCAGCAGCGCTTCAAGCGCAAGGACCGCATGAGCTACCACGTGCGCTCACATGACGGCGCTGTGCACAAGCCCTACAACTGCTCCCACTGTGGCAAGAGCTTCTCCCG GCCGGATCACCTCAACAGTCACGTCAGACAAGTGCACTCCACAGAACGGCCCTTCAAATGTGAG aaATGTGAGGCAGCTTTTGCTACGAAGGACCGACTGCGGGCGCACACAGTACGACACGAGGAAAAGGTGCCATGTCACGTGTGTGGCAAGATGCTGAGCTCGGCTTATATTTCGGACCATATGAAGGTGCACAGCCAGGGCCCTCACCATGTCTGTGAGCTCTGCAACAAAG GCTTCACCACAGCAGCATACCTGCGCATCCACGCGGTGAAGGACCATGGGCTCCAGGCCCCGCGGGCTGACCGCATCCTGTGCAAGCTGTGCAGCGTGCACTGCAAGACCCCTGCCCAGCTGGCCGGCCACATGCAGACCCATCTGGGGGGGGCCGCCCCCCCTGTCCTGGGAGACGCCCCCCAGCCACAGCCCACCTGCTGA